In Plutella xylostella chromosome 4, ilPluXylo3.1, whole genome shotgun sequence, a genomic segment contains:
- the LOC105386322 gene encoding ATP-dependent RNA helicase dbp2 isoform X1, which yields MGRGRDRSRDRRRSRSRSRSRSRSGSPRYGLGGGGGGGGGGGGRYGGGGGGGGGRRNNPGANLRKPKWDLSRLKPFKKDFYVPHPDIVKRPDSEVEAWRSEKEITLKGRNIPKPTLSFEEAGFPDYVMDEIEKMGFSRPTPIQAQGWPIALSGHDMVGIASTGSGKTLSYILPAIVHINNQPKSSRGDGPIALVLAPTRELAQQIQEVCDKFANTSKIHNTCLFGGAPKGPQARDLDAGVEIVIATPGRLLDFLESGRTNLKRTTYLVLDEADRMLDMGFEPQIRKIIEQIRPDRQTLMWSATWPREVQTLASEFLKDYLQINVGSLQLAANHNILQIIDVCAEYEKETKLSTLLKEIMAEKENKTIIFIETKKRVDDITRKMKRDGWPAVCIHGDKSQNERDWVLQDFRSGKAPILVATDVAARGLDVDDVKFVINFDYPSNSEDYVHRIGRTGRTNKTGTAYTFFTPSNAAKAGDLVAVLKEAKQVVNPKLQELAERGGGGGRPGHRGRGGRYRRGGRRSRSRSRDRAPRRRTRSRSRSRDRRRRRRSSSSRSRSSKSSRSYSRSRSRSRSRSRSRSGKCSPQKEAPAVPPQPQPQALLPTPKPLLPTPIGPQFPPQNNDRFKGPSTPPEQNSQNRPNINDGFANSNSNSNKFSAQQPPPPSQLPSLMTLNPQLMGVPPMTMNGQGFMMPPFFTPEQFGMMMSQFPPGGMMQAGGMVQPGGMVQPGGWGAPPPPPPPPPPDASMASGNNVNGQFSLGRGGLGSDSRKQGSRFGGNDGSNNVSYGGSGSESSGVGAGHGGGLGGDAGRARGRRRPRGRDDEYESDGLGAGAGLAAGPQPPAAAAALASGGLDMPYGGLSAGTRLLPQNNANFIDPVGPNFTAFGSYASKNNKNFENQQHNMQKNMNAPPNNFANVYGPQNMGPGRPQGGYMNADQGNVNGSMGYNDRQRNHQRR from the exons ggcggcggcggcggcggcgggggccgCAGGAACAACCCAGGCGCCAACCTTCGGAAACCAAAATGGGACTTAAGCCGTCTGAAGCCCTTCAAGAAAGACTTCTATGTTCCTCATCCTGATATTGTAAAGAGACCTGATTCTGAAGTTGAAGCATGGCGAAGCGAAAAAGAAATTACTCTGAAAGGACGGAATATACCGAAACCAACATTGAGTTTTGAAGAAGCGGGTTTTCCAGATTATGTCATGGATGAAATAGAAAAGATGGGTTTTTCCCGACCAACCCCTATCCAGGCTCAGGGTTGGCCTATAGCTCTGAGTGGACATGATATGGTTGGAATAGCTTCAACAGGGTCTGGAAAAACACTATCTTACATATTACCTGCCATTGTACACATCAATAACCAACCTAAGTCCAGCCGTGGTGATGGCCCTATTGCCCTGGTGTTGGCCCCTACAAGAGAGTTAGCACAACAAATTCAGGAAGTGTGTGACAAATTTGCTAATACTTCAAAGATCCACAACACTTGTTTGTTCGGTGGGGCTCCTAAAGGACCACAAGCCAGAGACTTAGATGCAGGAGTTGAAATTGTAATTGCCACACCCGGTCGACTGTTAGATTTCCTAGAAAGTGGAAGGACAAACCTCAAAAGGACAACTTATTTGGTGCTAGATGAAGCTGACAGAATGTTGGACATGGGTTTTGAACCTCAAATCAGAAAAATTATTGAACAGATTAGACCCGACAGGCAGACCCTCATGTGGTCTGCTACGTGGCCGCGGGAGGTACAGACCTTGGCTTCTGAATTTTTAAAGGACTATCTTCAAATTAATGTGGGATCATTACAGTTAGCTGCCAACCACAATATTCTACAGATTATTGATGTTTGTGCAGAGTatgaaaaagaaacaaaactcAGCACATTGTTAAAAGAAATTATGgcagaaaaagaaaataaaaccatCATATTTATAGAGACAAAAAAACGAGTAGATGACATAACAAGGAAAATGAAAAGAGATGG ctGGCCTGCCGTTTGCATCCATGGTGACAAATCGCAAAACGAAAGAGATTGGGTGTTACAAG ATTTCCGTAGTGGAAAAGCTCCTATTTTAGTAGCTACCGATGTCGCCGCCAGAGGGCTAG ATGTTGATGACGTGAAATTCGTCATCAACTTCGACTACCCGAGCAACTCGGAGGACTACGTGCACCGCATCGGGCGCACCGGGCGCACCAACAAGACGGGCACGGCCTACACGTTCTTCACGCCGAGCAACGCGGCCAAGGCGGGCGACCTGGTGGCCGTGCTCAAGGAGGCCAAGCAGGTCGTCAACCCCAAGCTGCAAGAGCTGGccgagcgcggcggcggcggcggcagac CAGGTCACCGTGGTCGAGGCGGGCGGTaccggcgcggcgggcggcggtcTCGCTCCCGCTCGCGCgaccgcgccccccgccgccgcaCCCGCTCCCGCTCGCGCTCCCgtgaccgccgccgccgccgccgcagctcCTCGTCCCGCAGCCGCTCCTCCAAGTCGTCCCGCAGCTACTCGCGCTCCCGCTCCCGCTCCCGCTCGCGAAGCCGCTCACGCTCAGGCAAGTGCAGCCCACAGAAGGAGGCGCCCGCTGTCCCGCCGCAGCCGCAGCCCCAAGCTCTGCTGCCCACGCCCAAACCGTTGTTGCCCACTCCCATCGGACCACAGTTCCCTCCGCAAAATAATGACCGCTTCAAGGGACCGTCCACACCTCCTGAACAAAATAGTCAGAATCGCCCCAATATAAATGATGGTTTTGCCAACAGTAACAGCAACAGCAACAAATTCAGTGCACAGCAACCTCCGCCTCCCAGTCAATTACCTTCTTTGATGACGCTCAATCCACAGTTGATGGGCGTCCCGCCGATGACGATGAACGGTCAGGGATTCATGATGCCTCCTTTCTTTACCCCTGAACAATTCGGCATGATGATGTCCCAGTTTCCACCGGGCGGCATGATGCAGGCGGGCGGCATGGTGCAACCCGGTGGCATGGTGCAACCGGGCGGCTGGGGCGCGCctccgccaccgccgccgccgccgcctcccgACGCGTCCATGGCGAGTGGCAACAATGTTAACGGACAGTTCAGCTTGGGCAGGGGCGGCCTTGGCTCGGATTCCAGGAAGCAAGGATCTCGCTTTGGCGGGAACGACGGCTCCAATAATGTGAGCTACGGCGGCTCGGGCTCGGAGAGCTCGGGTGTCGGCGCGGGCCACGGCGGCGGGCTGGGCGGCGAcgcggggcgcgcgcgcggccggCGGCGCCCGCGCGGCCGCGACGACGAATACGAGTCGGACGGACTCGGCGCCGGCGCGGGGCTGGCGGCCGGCCCGCAGCcgcctgccgccgccgccgcgctcgcCTCTGGCGGTCTGGATATGCCCTATGGCGGCCTGAGTGCGGGGACGAGGTTGCTTCCACAAAATAACGCTAATTTTATTGACCCAGTCGGACCGAACTTCACGGCCTTTGGGTCATATGCctctaaaaataacaaaaatttcGAAAATCAACAACATAATATGCAGAAAAATATGAATGCACCTCCAAATAATTTTGCTAATGTATATGGCCCACAAAATATGGGGCCTGGAAGACCTCAGGGGGGTTATATGAACGCCGATCAGGGTAATGTCAATGGCTCCATGGGGTATAACGACCGCCAGAGGAATCACCAACGCCGGTGA
- the LOC105386322 gene encoding ATP-dependent RNA helicase dbp2 isoform X2 — protein sequence MGRGRDRSRDRRRSRSRSRSRSRSGSPRYGLGGGGGGGGGGGGRYGGGGGGGGGRRNNPGANLRKPKWDLSRLKPFKKDFYVPHPDIVKRPDSEVEAWRSEKEITLKGRNIPKPTLSFEEAGFPDYVMDEIEKMGFSRPTPIQAQGWPIALSGHDMVGIASTGSGKTLSYILPAIVHINNQPKSSRGDGPIALVLAPTRELAQQIQEVCDKFANTSKIHNTCLFGGAPKGPQARDLDAGVEIVIATPGRLLDFLESGRTNLKRTTYLVLDEADRMLDMGFEPQIRKIIEQIRPDRQTLMWSATWPREVQTLASEFLKDYLQINVGSLQLAANHNILQIIDVCAEYEKETKLSTLLKEIMAEKENKTIIFIETKKRVDDITRKMKRDGWPAVCIHGDKSQNERDWVLQDFRSGKAPILVATDVAARGLDVDDVKFVINFDYPSNSEDYVHRIGRTGRTNKTGTAYTFFTPSNAAKAGDLVAVLKEAKQVVNPKLQELAERGGGGGRRHRGRGGRYRRGGRRSRSRSRDRAPRRRTRSRSRSRDRRRRRRSSSSRSRSSKSSRSYSRSRSRSRSRSRSRSGKCSPQKEAPAVPPQPQPQALLPTPKPLLPTPIGPQFPPQNNDRFKGPSTPPEQNSQNRPNINDGFANSNSNSNKFSAQQPPPPSQLPSLMTLNPQLMGVPPMTMNGQGFMMPPFFTPEQFGMMMSQFPPGGMMQAGGMVQPGGMVQPGGWGAPPPPPPPPPPDASMASGNNVNGQFSLGRGGLGSDSRKQGSRFGGNDGSNNVSYGGSGSESSGVGAGHGGGLGGDAGRARGRRRPRGRDDEYESDGLGAGAGLAAGPQPPAAAAALASGGLDMPYGGLSAGTRLLPQNNANFIDPVGPNFTAFGSYASKNNKNFENQQHNMQKNMNAPPNNFANVYGPQNMGPGRPQGGYMNADQGNVNGSMGYNDRQRNHQRR from the exons ggcggcggcggcggcggcgggggccgCAGGAACAACCCAGGCGCCAACCTTCGGAAACCAAAATGGGACTTAAGCCGTCTGAAGCCCTTCAAGAAAGACTTCTATGTTCCTCATCCTGATATTGTAAAGAGACCTGATTCTGAAGTTGAAGCATGGCGAAGCGAAAAAGAAATTACTCTGAAAGGACGGAATATACCGAAACCAACATTGAGTTTTGAAGAAGCGGGTTTTCCAGATTATGTCATGGATGAAATAGAAAAGATGGGTTTTTCCCGACCAACCCCTATCCAGGCTCAGGGTTGGCCTATAGCTCTGAGTGGACATGATATGGTTGGAATAGCTTCAACAGGGTCTGGAAAAACACTATCTTACATATTACCTGCCATTGTACACATCAATAACCAACCTAAGTCCAGCCGTGGTGATGGCCCTATTGCCCTGGTGTTGGCCCCTACAAGAGAGTTAGCACAACAAATTCAGGAAGTGTGTGACAAATTTGCTAATACTTCAAAGATCCACAACACTTGTTTGTTCGGTGGGGCTCCTAAAGGACCACAAGCCAGAGACTTAGATGCAGGAGTTGAAATTGTAATTGCCACACCCGGTCGACTGTTAGATTTCCTAGAAAGTGGAAGGACAAACCTCAAAAGGACAACTTATTTGGTGCTAGATGAAGCTGACAGAATGTTGGACATGGGTTTTGAACCTCAAATCAGAAAAATTATTGAACAGATTAGACCCGACAGGCAGACCCTCATGTGGTCTGCTACGTGGCCGCGGGAGGTACAGACCTTGGCTTCTGAATTTTTAAAGGACTATCTTCAAATTAATGTGGGATCATTACAGTTAGCTGCCAACCACAATATTCTACAGATTATTGATGTTTGTGCAGAGTatgaaaaagaaacaaaactcAGCACATTGTTAAAAGAAATTATGgcagaaaaagaaaataaaaccatCATATTTATAGAGACAAAAAAACGAGTAGATGACATAACAAGGAAAATGAAAAGAGATGG ctGGCCTGCCGTTTGCATCCATGGTGACAAATCGCAAAACGAAAGAGATTGGGTGTTACAAG ATTTCCGTAGTGGAAAAGCTCCTATTTTAGTAGCTACCGATGTCGCCGCCAGAGGGCTAG ATGTTGATGACGTGAAATTCGTCATCAACTTCGACTACCCGAGCAACTCGGAGGACTACGTGCACCGCATCGGGCGCACCGGGCGCACCAACAAGACGGGCACGGCCTACACGTTCTTCACGCCGAGCAACGCGGCCAAGGCGGGCGACCTGGTGGCCGTGCTCAAGGAGGCCAAGCAGGTCGTCAACCCCAAGCTGCAAGAGCTGGccgagcgcggcggcggcggcggcagac GTCACCGTGGTCGAGGCGGGCGGTaccggcgcggcgggcggcggtcTCGCTCCCGCTCGCGCgaccgcgccccccgccgccgcaCCCGCTCCCGCTCGCGCTCCCgtgaccgccgccgccgccgccgcagctcCTCGTCCCGCAGCCGCTCCTCCAAGTCGTCCCGCAGCTACTCGCGCTCCCGCTCCCGCTCCCGCTCGCGAAGCCGCTCACGCTCAGGCAAGTGCAGCCCACAGAAGGAGGCGCCCGCTGTCCCGCCGCAGCCGCAGCCCCAAGCTCTGCTGCCCACGCCCAAACCGTTGTTGCCCACTCCCATCGGACCACAGTTCCCTCCGCAAAATAATGACCGCTTCAAGGGACCGTCCACACCTCCTGAACAAAATAGTCAGAATCGCCCCAATATAAATGATGGTTTTGCCAACAGTAACAGCAACAGCAACAAATTCAGTGCACAGCAACCTCCGCCTCCCAGTCAATTACCTTCTTTGATGACGCTCAATCCACAGTTGATGGGCGTCCCGCCGATGACGATGAACGGTCAGGGATTCATGATGCCTCCTTTCTTTACCCCTGAACAATTCGGCATGATGATGTCCCAGTTTCCACCGGGCGGCATGATGCAGGCGGGCGGCATGGTGCAACCCGGTGGCATGGTGCAACCGGGCGGCTGGGGCGCGCctccgccaccgccgccgccgccgcctcccgACGCGTCCATGGCGAGTGGCAACAATGTTAACGGACAGTTCAGCTTGGGCAGGGGCGGCCTTGGCTCGGATTCCAGGAAGCAAGGATCTCGCTTTGGCGGGAACGACGGCTCCAATAATGTGAGCTACGGCGGCTCGGGCTCGGAGAGCTCGGGTGTCGGCGCGGGCCACGGCGGCGGGCTGGGCGGCGAcgcggggcgcgcgcgcggccggCGGCGCCCGCGCGGCCGCGACGACGAATACGAGTCGGACGGACTCGGCGCCGGCGCGGGGCTGGCGGCCGGCCCGCAGCcgcctgccgccgccgccgcgctcgcCTCTGGCGGTCTGGATATGCCCTATGGCGGCCTGAGTGCGGGGACGAGGTTGCTTCCACAAAATAACGCTAATTTTATTGACCCAGTCGGACCGAACTTCACGGCCTTTGGGTCATATGCctctaaaaataacaaaaatttcGAAAATCAACAACATAATATGCAGAAAAATATGAATGCACCTCCAAATAATTTTGCTAATGTATATGGCCCACAAAATATGGGGCCTGGAAGACCTCAGGGGGGTTATATGAACGCCGATCAGGGTAATGTCAATGGCTCCATGGGGTATAACGACCGCCAGAGGAATCACCAACGCCGGTGA